From Merismopedia glauca CCAP 1448/3:
AGCTTCTGCTTGTTGAATAGATTCTTCTATTTGTTCATCTGTTGGACTTTTAAATTCTGTCTCTTGAGTGGGAAGTGTGTCTGCGACTGAGGGAGTTTCTATCTCTGGGGTAGAGACTAAATCGACAGGAGTAACAGGAGGTTCAACTTCTACTGGAGTAACTGAGGGAGTTTCTATCTCTGGGGTAGAGACTAAATCGACAGGAGTAACAGGAGGTTCAACTTCTACTGGAGTAACTGAGGGAGTTTCTATCTCTGGGGTAGAGACTAAATCGACAGGAGTAACAGGAGGTTCAACTTCTACTGGAGTAACTGAGGGAGTTTCTATTTCTGGGGGAGAAACTGAATCGACAGCAGTCGCAGCAGGTTCAACTTCTACTGGAGTTTCCACTACAGGAGGTGCTTCTACTACAGGAGGAGTGACGACAACAGGAGGTTTTTCAACTGGAGTTTTGACAGCAACTTTGGGAATCGTCACTGAAGGGGTTTTAGTTTTTTTGAATTTAGCAATAGTTTGTTCAACGGCTGCTGTAGCTTTATCTAGGGTACTAGTTAAAACCTCTTGTAATTGGGCAAAATTGAAATTACCAGTAGCACCCGCTACATTAGGACTAGCTGGGTTTTGACCTTTAGTAAATCGGTTGATTTGCTGTTGAAGAAACTGCTGAATTGCTGCTTGAGTAGGGAGGGGGGTTTGTTGCTCTTTGGGTAAAGCTT
This genomic window contains:
- a CDS encoding Ycf66 family protein, which codes for MLAYILALAVGLGSLGLYMSAFFLPEVHRKNDIIWSGVGLFYALVLWVCANRISGGVLLGQIASVSLLGWFGWQTLMLRREALPKEQQTPLPTQAAIQQFLQQQINRFTKGQNPASPNVAGATGNFNFAQLQEVLTSTLDKATAAVEQTIAKFKKTKTPSVTIPKVAVKTPVEKPPVVVTPPVVEAPPVVETPVEVEPAATAVDSVSPPEIETPSVTPVEVEPPVTPVDLVSTPEIETPSVTPVEVEPPVTPVDLVSTPEIETPSVTPVEVEPPVTPVDLVSTPEIETPSVADTLPTQETEFKSPTDEQIEESIQQAEAEFDPNSKAEADNSSNPA